ACGGCCACCTGCTTGCCGTCCTGCACCGCCTTGAACGCCGCGCGCACGGCGATCTCCGTCTTGCCGTAGCCGACGTCGCCACAGATCAGCCGGTCCATCGGCGTGACGCGCTCCATGTCACCCTTCACCTCGTCGATGGCGGACTGCTGGTCCGGCGTCTCGACGTAGGGGAAAGCGTCCTCCAGCTCGTGCTGCCACGGCGTGTCCTGCCCGAACGCGTGCCCCTCGGTGGCCTGCCGCGCACTGTAGAGCCTGATCAGCTCGCCGGCGATCTCGCGGACCGCCTTCCGCGCCCGGCCCTTGGTCTTCGCCCAGTCGGACCCGCCGAGCTTGTTCAGCGACGGCGCCTCACCGCCGACGTACCTGGTCACCTGGTCGAGCTGGTCGGTGGGGACGTAGAGCCGGTCGCCCGGCTGCCCGCGCCTGGACGACGCGTACTCGATCACCAGGTACTCGCGGGTGGCGCCCTGCACGGCTCGTGAAACCAGCTCGACGTACCGGCCGACGCCGTGCTGCTCGTGCACGACGTAGTCGCCGGTCTGCAGCTGCAGGGGGTCGACGCTCCTGCCCCGCCGGCTGGGCAGCCGCCGCATGTCCTTGGTGGAGCTGCGCTGGCCGGCGAGGTCGGCCTCGGTGAGCACCACCAGCCGCAGCCCGTCGGCGACGAACCCGTGCGCCAGCTCACCGGTCGTGACGTGGGCGAGGCCGGCTTCCGGCGGCTCCTTCAGCTCCGGTACGTACCTGGCACCGAGGTCGGAGTCGCCGAGCAGCTCGACCAGGCGTTCCGCCGGGCCGTGTCCCTCGGTGACGAGCACCACCCGGTACTCGTCGGCCAGCCACTGCTCGATCGACGCGAGCGCCCGTTCGGTGTCGCCGCGGTACTCCTCGGCGGCCCGCGCGTCGACGGTCGCCCCGCCGTCCTCGGCCGGCTGCATCTCGTCGTCGGTCAGCTGGGCGAACGGCGTCACGCTCCACCACGGGATGCCGAGGGCCAGCGCGTGCTCACGCACCTCGGCGATGCTGCGCAGCGACGCGGAGCCCAGGTCGACCGGCGCCTTGCCGCCGCCGGCGGCCGCCGCCCACGACGCCTGCAGGAACTCCTCGCTCGTACGGACCAGGTCGTGCGCCCTCGTACGCACCCGCTCCGGGTCGCACAGCACCACGTGCGTACCCGCGGGCAGCTCGTCGAGCAGCAGTACCAGGTCGCCGACGAGCGCGGGCGCGAGCGCCTCCATCCCCTCCACCGCGACACCCTCGGCGAGCGGCTCCAGCATCTCGGCCAGCTCGGGGTGTTCCGCGGCGAGCGTGCGCGCGCGGTCGCGTACCTCGTCGGTGAGCAACAGCTCGCGGCACGGCGGCGCCCACAGGCCGGTCGGCGCCTCCTCCACCGTCCGCTGGTCGGCGACGCGGAAGTAGCGCACGTCCTCGACGGTGTCGCCGAAGAACTCCACCCGCAGCGGGTGCTCCTCCGTCGGCGGGAAGACGTCGAGCAAGCCACCACGTACGGCGAACTCGCCGCGCTTCTCCACCAGGTCGGTCCTGGTGTACGCGGCCGCGGCCAGCCGGTCGACGAGGTCCTCGAGCGGCACCTCCATGCCCGGCTTCGCCGTCACCGGCTCGAGGTCGCCGAGGCCGGGGACCAGCGGCTGCAGCACGCTGCGCACCGGCGCGACGACGACGGAGACCATGCCGGTGTCCGGGCCCGGATGGCGCAACCTGCGCAGTGCCGCCAGCCGTGCGCCCACCGTGTCGCTGCGGGGGCTCAACCGCTCGTGCGGCAGCGTCTCCCAGGCCGGGAACTCCACGACCGCCGCCGGGTCGACCAGGCTGCGCAGTGCGGTGGCCAGGTCCTCCGCCTCGCGGCCGGTGGCCGTCACGGCCAGCACCGTACGAGGTGCCTTGTCGGCCACCGCGGCGAGCACCAGTGGCTGCAGCGCCGCAGGCGCGGTGATGTCGTGGGTGGGCCGGTCGCCGTCGCGTGCCGCGCCGATGGCGCCTGCCACGGCGGGGTCGGTCGTCACGACGTCGAGCAGTCCCTGCAGGGGCACGGCGGGTCTCCTCGGCTCTCCTCGAACAGCACGAATTACCCGGCGATCAGCAAAGGGGACCCCGGGGTGACAGTGCCAATCCTATGCGGCCGTGCCGACAGCTGCCGGCATCCGTAGCCCTACTGCCGTCCATGGGCTGATTCGGCGGGGCGTTGCACGGGTAACGGAAGATCGACGTTACGCTACCGTGCGTCACCGCACTGGTGCGCCCAGATCGGGGGTGGGCGTGGTCGGGGGAGCGAGAGGATCACGAGCCGAGGAGAGGTGCAGGTTGTCCGAGCACACGACCGGCGCGACGGAGGGTCCCGACACGACGTCCGGTACCGAGACGGCGCAGGCTGAGGACCAACCGAGCTGGGCGGGCGCAATGGCGCAGATCGACGCCGAGATCAAGGAACTACAGGAGATGCTCGCGAAGCGCAGAATCGCCGCAGCAAGCGAAGACCACACAGCCGGCTTCGACGACCCGGACTCGGTGGCATAGCCCGGCCCACCCGGCGGCCGCCCGCGCCCTCGCCCGGCGGCCCGACCGCACACCGTCCCCCCGCGGCCTGACGGTGCCCCTCGCCCGGTGGCCCGACGGTCCCCGGCCAAGCGGCCTGACGAGGCGCCCGCGCCCGGTGACCTGACCGTGTCCCTCGCCCGGTGGCGACCGCGCACCCTGACCCGGTGGCCTGACGCGGCACTCTGGCCACTGCCTGACCGAGGCCACCCGCGCCCAGTGGCCTCACGCTGCCTTGGCCCAGTGCCCGACAAGGCGCCTGCGCCCGGTGACCTGACAGGGCACTCGCGCCTAGTGACCCGATGGGCGCCCGCGCCCATCGGACCTGACGGTGTCCCTCGCCCGGTGGCGACCGCGCACCCTCACCCGGTGGCCCGACCGACACTCTGGCCACTGCCTGACCGAGGCCACTCGCGCCCAGTGGCATGACGAAGCGCCCGCGCCCGGTGGCCGGACGAGCACAGTCACCCTGTGGTCTGACAGGCGCCCGCCCGGTGGCCGGACGAGCACAGTCACCCTGTGGTCTGACAGGCGCCCGCCCGGTGGCCGGACGAGCACAGTCACCCTGTGGTCTGA
The Streptosporangiales bacterium genome window above contains:
- the mfd gene encoding transcription-repair coupling factor, translated to MPLQGLLDVVTTDPAVAGAIGAARDGDRPTHDITAPAALQPLVLAAVADKAPRTVLAVTATGREAEDLATALRSLVDPAAVVEFPAWETLPHERLSPRSDTVGARLAALRRLRHPGPDTGMVSVVVAPVRSVLQPLVPGLGDLEPVTAKPGMEVPLEDLVDRLAAAAYTRTDLVEKRGEFAVRGGLLDVFPPTEEHPLRVEFFGDTVEDVRYFRVADQRTVEEAPTGLWAPPCRELLLTDEVRDRARTLAAEHPELAEMLEPLAEGVAVEGMEALAPALVGDLVLLLDELPAGTHVVLCDPERVRTRAHDLVRTSEEFLQASWAAAAGGGKAPVDLGSASLRSIAEVREHALALGIPWWSVTPFAQLTDDEMQPAEDGGATVDARAAEEYRGDTERALASIEQWLADEYRVVLVTEGHGPAERLVELLGDSDLGARYVPELKEPPEAGLAHVTTGELAHGFVADGLRLVVLTEADLAGQRSSTKDMRRLPSRRGRSVDPLQLQTGDYVVHEQHGVGRYVELVSRAVQGATREYLVIEYASSRRGQPGDRLYVPTDQLDQVTRYVGGEAPSLNKLGGSDWAKTKGRARKAVREIAGELIRLYSARQATEGHAFGQDTPWQHELEDAFPYVETPDQQSAIDEVKGDMERVTPMDRLICGDVGYGKTEIAVRAAFKAVQDGKQVAVLCPTTLLAQQHLSTFSERFAQFPVVVKSLSRFVSGKEHDEVLAGLTAGSVDVVIGTHRLLSSEVNFKQLGLVIVDEEQRFGVEHKEFLKRMRTQVDVLTMSATPIPRTLEMGMTGIREMSVMQTPPEERHPVLTFVGAYDERQIFAAIRRELLRDGQVFLVHNRVQSIEKVASRIHELVPEARVAVAHGQMGEHKLEQVMVGFWEKEFDVLVCTTIVESGLDIPNANTLIVDRADILGLGQLHQLRGRVGRSRERGYSYFLYPPDKPLNEHAYERLQTVAQHTELGAGTFVAVKDLEIRGSGNLLGDEQSGHIAGVGFDLYVRLVGEAVAEYRGEAPQELADVRVELPLDAHIPHGYVASERLRFEAYQRIAQAASDDDIAAVRDELTDRYGTVPVPVETLLDVARFRARARELGITDVTLQGNQVRFAPLDLRESQQLRLKRLYPGSVVKQPVRTVLIPRPKAGGIGGQLLRDRELLTWCRGVLDALFELPAAAVSSS